One window from the genome of Serinibacter salmoneus encodes:
- a CDS encoding heat shock protein transcriptional repressor HspR, protein MNAHDAPTLPISAAAALAGMHAQTLRQYDRLGLVVPARTSGRGRRYSLRDVDALRRVQRLSNEGINLEGIARILTLERENAELRESLENLRSALDPGSRVFAASATGDVESVPRGQRVRIRTTTQRTTGALVLWRGPHHKQY, encoded by the coding sequence ATGAACGCGCACGATGCACCCACGCTGCCGATCTCGGCCGCCGCGGCGCTCGCCGGCATGCACGCCCAGACCCTGCGGCAGTACGACCGCCTGGGTCTCGTGGTGCCGGCCCGCACCTCGGGTCGTGGCCGGCGTTACTCGCTGCGCGACGTGGATGCTCTGCGCCGCGTGCAGCGGCTGTCCAACGAGGGCATCAACCTCGAGGGGATCGCCCGGATCCTCACCCTGGAGCGGGAGAACGCCGAACTGCGCGAGTCGCTGGAGAACCTGCGCTCGGCCCTGGACCCCGGCTCGCGGGTGTTCGCGGCCAGCGCCACCGGCGACGTGGAGTCCGTGCCGCGGGGGCAGCGGGTTCGGATCCGCACGACGACGCAGCGCACCACGGGTGCGCTGGTGCTGTGGCGCGGTCCGCACCACAAGCAGTACTGA
- a CDS encoding DnaJ C-terminal domain-containing protein, producing the protein MSGQDWLEKDYYATLGVSKDADASAIKKAYRKLARTHHPDQNSGDPGAEAKFKDIGEAYAVLSDPEQRKQYDSLRAMAGGGPRFTAGAGGPTGGASFEDLFGGAFGGGGGRGGSTRFSTGGAGGFEDILSGMFGGGGFPGGAGGRRAGFGGPEPGADLTASLTLPFRIAVAGGEMPVTVEGRSMTVRIPAGVHTGQKIKLRGKGRPGSGGGAPGDLVVAITVTPHPVFAIDGRNLTVTVPVTFAEAALGATVKVPTFDGDTVRVKVPAGSPSGKRLRVRGRGVPASGKNAAGDLIVTIQVVVPDRLTDEARSAVEAFAAATDGADPRAGLFHAATA; encoded by the coding sequence ATGAGTGGACAGGACTGGCTGGAGAAGGACTACTACGCCACCCTCGGGGTGTCCAAGGACGCCGACGCCTCCGCCATCAAGAAGGCCTACCGCAAGCTCGCGCGCACCCACCACCCGGACCAGAACTCCGGGGACCCGGGCGCCGAGGCCAAGTTCAAGGACATCGGCGAGGCCTACGCGGTGCTCTCCGACCCGGAGCAGCGCAAGCAGTACGACTCGCTGCGCGCCATGGCCGGCGGCGGTCCGCGGTTCACCGCGGGGGCGGGCGGCCCGACCGGCGGGGCCAGCTTCGAGGACCTGTTCGGCGGCGCCTTCGGTGGCGGTGGCGGACGGGGCGGGAGCACCCGGTTCTCCACGGGCGGTGCCGGCGGGTTCGAGGACATCCTCTCGGGGATGTTCGGCGGCGGTGGCTTCCCCGGCGGCGCGGGCGGACGGCGTGCCGGTTTCGGTGGCCCCGAACCGGGCGCCGACCTCACGGCGAGCCTCACCCTGCCGTTCCGCATCGCGGTGGCCGGCGGCGAGATGCCGGTGACCGTGGAGGGCCGCTCGATGACCGTGCGGATCCCCGCGGGCGTCCACACCGGGCAGAAGATCAAGCTGCGCGGCAAGGGCCGGCCGGGGTCCGGTGGCGGCGCACCGGGCGACCTCGTGGTCGCCATCACCGTCACGCCGCACCCCGTCTTCGCGATCGACGGGCGCAACCTCACCGTCACCGTTCCGGTGACGTTCGCGGAGGCCGCGCTCGGGGCGACCGTGAAGGTGCCCACGTTCGACGGGGACACGGTGCGGGTGAAGGTCCCGGCGGGTTCGCCGTCGGGCAAGCGGCTGCGGGTACGCGGCCGCGGCGTGCCCGCCTCCGGCAAGAACGCCGCCGGTGACCTGATCGTCACGATCCAGGTGGTCGTGCCCGATCGCCTGACCGACGAGGCCCGCTCCGCCGTCGAGGCGTTCGCCGCGGCCACGGACGGGGCCGACCCGCGGGCCGGGCTCTTCCACGCCGCGACCGCCTGA